A section of the Triticum dicoccoides isolate Atlit2015 ecotype Zavitan chromosome 7A, WEW_v2.0, whole genome shotgun sequence genome encodes:
- the LOC119330940 gene encoding uncharacterized protein LOC119330940, which produces MDKTGVHSLRAVEQFLMRDINENSSKLEKDCFQIAFVIFVMGHVLAPTTKHNYSTIDFWGAIANTEMIQQFNWCEYVLQYLLDAVRKLKRDMLMNNHSTNLTGCHFFFQVFLLDNLDLGILNKPHNVLPRIIDFDPDTINKMLIMALDPVKGAMSYSHANLRDPANVCYVRHKVQYTIPSSSTTKQLPGAGTTPRSAKTPTTESPCPGTGCRQDNFATPNTMPRVVGPLDLANFLRQQHPHLVTDEITMIMKQQNASSIRRLTKASNAIQVVLYQAKNALQSDMLNYSERILKSISDRCLCCRTRGFTECHASGVATAKNVRFSTPVAQRIQGHMLDLSDGEAMLPLIQGGSSRKRNASNEDSASASKKSISESSIVINYFKHTVRKVAQMYADLSANTTVTVFGQTQGKLPKRKYIFQHGFATNPWERGVLPLPPHAETIDMIVAHFSNLTDSDLQRHYVIHHSPRLVRVTGFAMFHQLIGSRSLDHELASIICRRYTQSNMEANRECPYLNWRHNMEPEFATIVLSDHDYVNNISI; this is translated from the exons ATGGATAAGACAGGAGTGCATAGCTTGCGCGCGGTAGAACAATTCCTGATGCGTGATATCAATGAGAATTCTAGCAagctcgagaaagattgttttcaaATTGCATTTGTCATATTTGTCATGGGTCATGTACTCGCTCCGACCACGAAGCACAACTACTCGACCATTGATTTCTGGGGGGCAATTGCCAACACTGAAATGATACAGCAGTTCAACTGGTGTGAGTATGTCCTCCAGTATTTGCTCGATGCAGTACGAAAACTCAAGAGAGATATGCTGATGAACAATCATTCAACCAACCTCACCGGATGTCATTTCTTCTTTCAG GTTTTTCTGCTCGATAATCTTGATCTTGGTATATTGAATAAGCCACACAATGTACTACCAAGGATCATTGACTTCGACCCGGATACAATAAACAAAATGCTCATCATGGCTCTTGACCCAGTGAAAGGAGCTATGTCATATTCCCATGCAAAC CTCCGAGACCCGGCGAATGTTTGTTATGTGCGACACAAGGTTCAGTACACAATTCCTTCGTCTTCGACCACCAAGCAATTGCCAGGGGCTGGGACAACTCCACGCTCTGCGAAAACTCCCACAACAGAATCTCCTTGTCCTGGTACTGGTTGCCGTCAGGACAACTTTGCCACTCCGAACACAATGCCACGTGTAGTAGGGCCTCTAGACCTTGCCAACTTCTTGCGGCAGCAGCACCCACATCTC GTGACTGATGAGATAACCATGATCATGAAACAGCAGAATGCTAGCTCAATTAGGCGTTTGACAAAAGCATCCAACGCCATCCAAGTGGTTCTATATCAGGCAAAAAATGCATTGCAGTCAGATATGCTCAACTATTCAGAGAGAATTCTGAAATCAATTTCAGACCGTTGCCTTTGCTGCCGTACGCGAGGGTTCACAGAGTGTCATGCATCAG GTGTCGCTACTGCCAAGAATGTACGTTTCAGCACTCCTGTTGCACAAAGAATCCAGGGGCACATGCTTGATTTGTCTGATGGAGAAG CTATGTTACCGCTTATCCAGGGTGGATCATCAAGGAAACGAAACGCAAGCAATGAGGACTCCGCATCCGCAAGCAAAAAATCGATTTCAGAATCATCCATTGTGATTAACTACTTCAAACACACCGTTCGCAAAGTTGCACAAATGTATGCTGATCTCTCAGCGAACACAACCGTTACCGTGTTTGGCCAAACCCAGGGGAAACTTCCAAAGAGGAAGTACATTTTTCAGCATGGTTTTGCAACAAATCCATGGGAGCGTGGAGTTTTACCACTACCACCGCACGCTGAAACCATAGATATGATAGTTGCACACTTCTCCAACTTAACTGATAGCGATCTTCAGAG GCATTATGTTATCCACCACTCCCCCAGACTTGTCCGCGTTACAGGGTTTGCTATGTTTCATCAGCTCATTGGCAGTCGAAGTCTCGATCACGAACTTGCTTCCATTATATGTAGAAGGTACACTCAGTCAAATATGGAAGCCAATAGGGAATGTCCGTACCTCAACTGGAGGCACAACATGGAACCGGAGTTTGCG ACAATTGTACTGTCTGACCACGACTATGTGAACAACATTTCGATTTAG